The Lycium ferocissimum isolate CSIRO_LF1 unplaced genomic scaffold, AGI_CSIRO_Lferr_CH_V1 ctg11257, whole genome shotgun sequence DNA window TCTACAATACTTCTACTTTTGACAAATCCTGATTGTTGTGGTGAAATGAGATTTGGTAATAACAATACCATCctttcatgaattattctagagAAAATTTTGCTGGTAATGTTGCTCAAATCTGAGAAAGTGCATACCTCTTTCTTTTTAGGAATTAGAACTAAGTTAGTACAAGTGATGTACCTAGGTAGTTCATGTCCCGGAGAAAAATGCCCTCACCATCATGGTCAAATCCTTTGCAATTATCTCCCAACATGCTTGAAAGAATTTGTATAGCCATCGGGACCTCGAACTATCATTTAGGCAAAAAACAACCCTTTTTACCTCATCCTCTTCTGGAAGTTCATTTAGCTTTTCATTTTGTGCATCAGTGATCAAATTAGGGATATGTTTCAGCATCTCAAAATCAGTAGGCCAAGTTTCTTCTTTGAATTGGCTTGAAAAGAATCTAATGGCCTCATTAGCAATATCTTCTTCAGTTTCCACCCAGACTCCAGTACTGTCCTGGATTCTTTTAAGCTGcagtcttcttctttttccatttACATGAGCATGGAAAAATTTGGTGTTTCTGTCTCCATCTTTAAACCACTGCATTCCTGCCTTCTGCTTCCAGAACTTTTCTTCAATAGCATAAAATCTTATCAATTCAGCCTGTACTTTCTGTAATCTTTGCCAATTCAAGCTAAGGATTTTGCTCAAATTCTTGCTCGTATCCGCACCACCACCTCCTCCCAAGTAGCAATTTGCTTAAAAATATCACCATATGTCTCCTTGCTCCACTTAGTAAGAGCCTTGCTCACCCTTTTCAAATTGTTgtgaaaattataaaaaggatCTGAGCCAAAGTTTGAGGCCCAATTGTCTCTAACCACATCTTGAAAAGTCTCATGCTCCACCCAGAAGTTAAGAAATCTGAAAGGCTTTTTTACTAGTCTACTATCTTGTTTTAAACTTATCAACAAGGGTGAATGATCAGATCCTTGCTTGATAAGGTGCTCTACCTCAAGATTTGGAAAGGTATTCTGAAGTGCTTGATTCCCTAAGCATCTGTCTAGCCTTTTGAAAATGCATGCCTCATCTGaccttccattccaccaagtgtaAATGCTCCCTCTAAAACCAAGATCAACTAGCTGACATGAATCAATACAATGCCTGAAGTCCTCTGTCTCTGTAAATTGAAGCGGAGTCCATCATATTTTTCTGCAGCCTCAGTAATCACATTAAAATCCCCCCCCCTACCAGCCAAGGGAGATTTACATGTGAAGCAATGTCATACAAATCATCCCATAGTGTCCTCCTTGTATCCTTGTCAGTGCTTGCATAAATTACAGTCATAACAACTTCTTGCCCTCCATCTAAGTGAGTGAGTTTAAAAGACAATAGCTGATCAGTGTCCTTTAAAACCTCCACTTGTATTCCTGCTTCCACAAAAATCCATATCTTTCCATTTATATTGTATGCAGCAGTCTCCATATTAAGCCATAGCCTATACATTTCAATATGCCTAACATCTTTGAAAAGGTTCCATTAAAGCGATAACATTGAATTGTTTTTGCCTATGTAACAACATTACTCTTTCAAAGGCCTGCTGAGTGTTAACAGACCTAATATTCCAAATGAGAGAACAATTCATTGAGAGGTTGACATGGCAAGTGCTTTCTTGTTTGTACACCTCCTTTGTCTTAGGAGGTACACTTTTATCTCTTTGTTTGTATTGCCTGCTTTCCTTCCTATTCCTTGGAATATGTTTGGGGGAGATGTTTGTTGTATACTTGCCATCAATTAAGTTGACATTTTTATCTACCTCCTCATCATCCCCAATATcagtttccttttctttttcctcattcAACTGTTGTATGCTACCACTGCATTTATGTTCTGCATTTTCTGCATTGAATTTTATTTCCATCTCATTGTTGTGTGCTTTGTTATTTTCCTTCTTGCTGTTAGCTGTATCAACTTGTCCATCTTGATTATCTGCTATAGCTGATGTGCCTGTTGTAACTGAAATTGCAGGTCCACCATCATGGACCATTTGAGCTGCATTCTCTACTGACTGGGTATCATCAGGagtttttttggtgtaaatttATCTCTAGAACTGGATGTTGCATGCATCATCTTCCTTACCCCTCCATGAACTGCATTCCTGGTCCGGGATCGGCTGTTGCCTAATGTTTATATCAGACACATCCTTTGCATCATGAATATTCTTGTTGTTTTGTATTTCCCTCTCATCCATCTGTGTAACTGCATTTACTTTTGCCTGCTGTGCTGGTTCTGATGCCTTGCTTATACTATCCTTGCTTGTATTGTTATCATTGCTTTGTTTGTCTGCATTTTTCACTGCTTCCCCTTTCTGACTCTCACCTATTTCCTTATTTGCGCCATTCATCTTCCCAAATGATGCCTCAACCCATGATTTGGATGTCTCCTGTTGTTTGCAAGTGTTCTCAATGTTCTGATGTGCAACCTTGTTCCCTGTTTCCTCTTGCATTTCCTCAGTCAAATCCACTAAGGTATTAAATTTGTTAGCAGTTGCAGTATCCTTGGTGGAAGTCTGCTTTTCTTTTTGAACTTCTCCATTTGTCATgcccttatttttcttattattcaCCACATTCCAACTTTCATACACTAATTTCCCATTTTTGAATACCCCTTCCTGCTTCAGGTCAGTGGATGTCCTTTGACCATTAGTTTTCAAAGTTTCTTCTTTATCTTTCCTCATATACGCTCGCCCTTTATTTCTTCCACGTGCTCCTCCTTTTTTGGTTTATGTTCTGGATGTAAAACCCAGCATCCAGGAATATCATGCCCTTGTAACTTACAATGTGTACAATACTTTGGCAAATAATCATATTGAATTTTTTGCCATTTCGACTTCACTTCTCCAGTCTCTTCATCCGGTGCAATTGATTTGTATTCTTTTTGGTAAATTCTTCAACAGGTCAACCTCCACTTTAATCCTAGCACAACTAGGTCTCGTCTTATTATTTGTGGCTTTGTCGATCACTAATGGAGTACCAACTGCACTTGCTAAAGTAAACATTGACTCTTTGTCAAATAGATTAGTTGGTAGTCCAGGAAAAAAGATCACGCAATTACTATTGTTGTTTCTTCATCCGGGTTAAACCATGGATCCCATTTAAGAAATCTTAAAGGGAAATATCTATTCCTGACCTTTAGTTCCTAAGGTTTCGACATTAGTACTGCATAGTCCTCTAACAATGACAACCTAAGCAAAATGTAGCGTTCCTCCAAGTATCCAATAGTACATGTTCCTTTGATTTCCAGTTGGATCGGCAATGTAGTCCTTAGTTCCGCAAGATCTGGCCTGCCATATGAGAATTTTGCTACAATAGCAAATTGTAGGTTTTGTCGCTTCGTTAATTCTTCAAACTCCCTCTTCGTCCAAGTGACTGTTGGCTCACCATGCAAGAAAGTAACAGTCTTTGGTTCAATAGGGTTCGGGGCTTGTTGTGAAGGTGCATTATGTAAGGCAAAAGCATAATTCATTGGTGTAGGATTGGTGTTATTGGTAGATGGGATGATAGTAGTGTTGATAGGCAAGCCAACCCCCGTTGGAGGTTGGCTGCCGGCCGGCGCCGCCATGTCTGGCGGTAGTATAAGAGTTAGGTAGTATAAGAGTTAGGTATTGTGTAGGGTTTTCAATGACTCGATATTCAGGACATCGCCACCACCACGTTCCGTTATAACACACCTTGCATTGAAATTGttaatttactttataaacaatTTTCTCTTATTATAGACTCAAATCTATTTCGTATCTATACAAGAAAAAATGTCATGATAACTGTAACATTACAAATTTCCCCCCTTTTTCTTACTTTGCCAAAGAAAGATCGACTAACCTACCTTTGGAATGATAATTGAGACAGTGGGATCAAAAAGTGTTTTGGTTGACTAAATTTACTGATTGGTTTTGCTATTAAAgtgggtgtgttcggtatggaggaaaatgttttctaagaaaaatgttttcctgggAAATgtattcttgaaaaataagtgaatttctatttattttctcatgttcggttaggcagtgaaaaataagtgaatttcttattttctcttgttCGGTTGattggtagaaaatatttttcgaaaCATACTACCCATACCCCACCAACCCCACCACCCTATATCACACCAAACCTCACCCTCACCCCCACCCAACCACCACCCTCCAaccacttcatcttcacccacTCATACGCcacaccaccacccaccccacacCACCGCTCTATCCAACCCTCCCACCCACCTACCCCTTCTcaaatttatttcatatattttatttaacttttaaaaaatatgggaaatttttttgttaTCCACCCCACCACCACACACCACCCATCCCCACATAAATTTAACTATGCAAACtttccatttttataaaaatttgtaagggtaaaattaaatatgaagtagaaaatCCGGGAGGGATAAGGGTGTAcggggttggggttggggtaGGGGGAGGGTGCGTGGGGTTGTGGGAGTTGTTGGGGTTTGGTGGTTGGGTGTGGGTTGCGTGGTGGTAGGGTGGTTGGTGAAATGTTAATTAtggacttgttttccctactttgattagggaagtcattttcttcatttttgagGAACTTACTTTcctaaaaaaatgttttccaaaaatttggaccaaacgaacatgagaaaattgaaaaacattttccggaaaatgtttttcttcaTACCAAGCACACCCTTTATCTTTTATTGTTTGCTCTTCATATTCCTTCAATAAAACATCTTTTCTTTACTAAATTTGATAGTAAGTTtagtaaattttaatttaataaaaaacaaaaatggaaGATGAAGTAGAAGTACTAAAACTTTAGTATCACTATTGATAATTACTTTTCACCAAATTAAGCACAGTAGAATTGTTATTGGCTCCGATTGACTTTTCACCTCTACATAATCAAACGACATGGGTACAAGTTATACCCCTATTCATTACTGTAAAGAATATATTAGCCTTGTTAAGTTTATTCACAAATTTTGGTAGTTAATTTTAAATTCTTAAATATTAGATTTCCTACAtaattcaaataaggaaagatttaataattaaaattttagttgatttaAGTCCTGAATATTAGACAAATATTAACTGATAATTCTATCAAGTGGAGATCTATATTTAAAGGGTGAAAAAAGTCATAAGACATTTCAAATTCTAAATGATAAGtttaaatgacaattttatAGATTTTAGCTTGTTAAAATGTAATGAATGAACAAATACTGTCTTGCGTGTGGACAGTGTCGTTTGGGTTCGGATGTGTGTTATACCAGTGGCCAGCCAGGCCacattatgcgagattgtccatCGAGAGGCGGTAGAGGTGTAGTTCAGCTGATTGGATCTGCAACAggttcttcatcatctgtaCGCCCTCCTGGGCAGGGTTCTCAGACACTAGCCggtcgtggtagaggcagaggtgaAGCGTCCAGTTCGAGCGGTCCTttgaaccgcatttatgcattggctggtcgACAGGATGTTGAGTCATCACCTGATATTGTCACAGGCATACCATCAGTCTCCtcccatgatgtatatgcattgatagatccaggttctacattgtcatatgttactccttttattACTAGTAAGTTTGGGGTGGAACCTGAGTTAATTagaccttttgaggtgtctacacctgctggtgatcccgtgatagctagacgagtATACAAAGGTTGTGTAGTTATAATTTGTAATCATTATACTGTTTCTAATTTGATTGCGTTAGATATGGTGGACTTCGATATTATTATAAGGATGGACTGTTTgtcctcttgttatgctaatgttgattgcagaacaaaaatGGTCCGGTTCCAGTTTTCAGGAGAGCCAGTGATGGAATGGAAAGGTATTACAGCTTcgccaagaggtaggtttatttcctatctcaaggcaaagaAAATGATCGCAAAAGGTTGTATCTATCATATAGTTCGAGTTAAAAATGTAAAAGCAGAGTCACCGgctcttcagtctgttccagtgttaatgagttcccagatgTGTTTCCTGACGAGCTTCCGAGTCTTccgccagagcgggagattgattttgctatcgaTGTTTTACCAGACACttagccgatatctattccttcTTGTAGAATGGCACCTTTTGAGTTGAGAGAgctgaaggagcagttgaagggCTTGCTCGAGAAAgactttattaggcctagtacatcgTCGTGGGAGCGCCTGTGTTGTGtgttagaaagaaagatggctcgttaaggatgtgtattgactacatGCAGCTAAATAAGGTGATGATACAGAATAAATACCCGCTCTCgtggattgatgatttatttgaccagttgcagggtgcctgATATTCCTCAAAAATAGACCTGAGGTTAGGCTACCATCAGGTTAGGGTCAAAGAGAAGGACATTTCTAAGACAGCTTTCacgactagatatggccactttGAGTTTCGTCTGATGTCATTCGGCttgactaatgccccagcagtatttatgCATTTGATGAACCGTGTATTTAGACctttcttggatatgtttgtgattgtatttattgatgacattctagtTTACTCACGATCAAAGActgagcatgcggatcatttgcgcgGTACTCAGAGTCTTTCAGGATCGGAAGCTATATGCAAAGTTGATACGTCCAAGtgctttttgttttgatgattgtcaaacaaTAGTAGTTTATTTAACACATGTTTGCATTGTTCGAACAACTATCTATTTTTGGGCTATTACTTTTTTTTCTCGTGCACTATTGCTCGTACCTCTTATTGGCTGTGATCTATTTCCTTTTTGATGacgccaaaagggggaagatatGTGTTGATGTGATATGCGTTGATGTGATTCAAAGAGGGAAGATATGCTAAAATCAAGGGGGAAAGATTGATATGTGCTGTTTATAATTGAAGCTCCCTTTAGTGGGCAACAACCTGGTTTTCTAGTTCGCAGAGAAAGATATGTGTTGATGTGATATGTGTTGATGTGTTGCTGTGATTCAAAGAGGGAAGATATGCTACAATCAAGAAGGAAAGATTGATATGTGTTGTTTATAATTGAAGGACCCTTTAGTGGGCAAAAACCTGGTTTTCCAGTTCGCTGAGGAAATGTTATTATGTTGCTAACATGTTGCAGGTGCCTTGACAGTGATGGTCTGCTTCGCATGGGGAACAAGTGGGTAGCTGGTCCTCAAGGGAAACATAGTCtataagtttgtcatcatcaaaaaaggggaaattgatACGTCCTAGTGCcttttgttttgatgattgtcaaactgattcagaactagatagagacctggtctgtgATCTACTCTCTGTGCATCTTGCATGATAAGCAGAGACAGCTGTAAATTCGAGCTACTCActgcacacaagtacaacaGTTGAGCTGGCctatgctttaggtcaaatattgaatgagtggtctttatccatcccacatgcttcccactatatatacaacatgttgcaacatattgtgcaTCATTTGGAAAACCTAAAAATCACTCAAAAGGTGCAGCCATCACAAGACACTCCAAGTGTTCAACAAAGCTAATCACAAACTGAATGATCTGTTTCCAACACTGAAGATGCTTTATTCTCTTAGTTTGTTTTAAGCTTTGTTTTATGTGCTTtaacttgtaaacctactcttctcttataAGAAGCTATTTGtaggtatttcaaattcttagtagttgttaggcagtttacctttcaatctattGAGTGGTACCCTTGGCTAGTGTTTAGTCtaaggtgtattagttgggtttggctagaggtagtcaaccttAGTTTTCTGGGCTAATGTTAGTCAAGTAGAGGTGTTTGCAATCGGTGTAGTGCAAAGGTTGAGAGACAacgggagttagttcctaggttgctactattgtaagggttgagggattatgggagttagttcctagcttacaataggttgtaatcttaagttgctcgtgtagtggagttgacaTCGTACTGGGGtgggtcgtgatttttaatcccttgagcaaagGGTTTTCCACGGTAACATCCTGTGTCCTTTACATGCTGCACTGTATAACGAAACTGGTAAACAACCAAGTCCCTCCATAGACTGTTTAGTGGATACACAACCTCTAACAAGTGGCATCAGAGCAGGTGCTTTCTAAAaagttaacacctagaaagaatcTGTGAAATGGCAGCCCCACCAAACCTGGAAGAAGGTCAATTATTTACCAGACCACCCAGATTCAATGGAAATTATTATGGGTTGTGGAAGGCTAGGATGCATGATTTCAATATGGCTGAAGACTCAGAACTGTGGGACATTATTTTTGATGGTCCTCATGTTCCTGTAAACAAAGATGAAGCTGGCATAGCAGCCACTCAAAAAATGAGGCAAGAATATAATGAGGCAGATAGGAAGGCTGTGGAGAAAAACTACAAAGTAAAGAAGATTCTTGTCCGTGGAATAGGAGCTGAGGAATACAATCGTATTTTAGCATGTACAACTGCTAAAGAGATCTGGGAAGCTCTCCAAACTGCCCATGAAAGAACAACTCAAGTAAAAAACACCAAGATTGACATGCTCACTACAGAGTATGAGTTGTTCAAAATGAAAGAGGACGAATCTATCCATGACATGCACACTAGATTCACCTCTATAATCAATGAACTCAGCTCTCTAGGAGAGGTCATCACATCTATCAAACTGTTAAGGAAGCTACTCAGAGTTTTGCATGATTCTTGGAACAGTAAAGTAAATGCCATCTATGAAGTCAAAGTTCTCGCTAAGCTGACTGTTGATGAAATAATAGGGAATCTCAAGACGTATGAGATGAAGATAACCTTGAATAAGGCATAAAAGAATGAAgtaaagaaagagagaaatctAGTTCTTAAAGCTGCAAGAGGGGATTCAAGTGACGATGAATCTGAAATAGCCTATCTTACTTGGAGGTTGCATAAGATAATCAAGAAGAATGGTGGATTCACTAAGACAGGGTGTTCTACCAGAAACTTCAGAGGAAATGACAACTGTTGTCACAAATGTGGGAAacttggccacttcatgaaggATTGTCCTCAAAACAAGCAGGACAATTATGATTGGACAGTCAGGAGGAACCAGATCCCCGACAGAACATTCAAAAAAAGAGAAGTTACTGACGAGCTGGTAAAGCAAGAGCTTGCTGCGAAGGGAAATTCCTCTAGTGAAtctgaagatgaaaatgaccaAGGGGACACATCAATGATGGCCATTGAAGATGAAGCAATTGAAAATAGGTTAATAAGTGTGCTCATGGCTAAGTTTGACACGGATGATGAGGATAAGGAGAGAAACTTTCTTGACACaaagaaaaacttaaaagtTTACTCTCAAAAGA harbors:
- the LOC132041710 gene encoding uncharacterized protein LOC132041710, giving the protein MAAPPNLEEGQLFTRPPRFNGNYYGLWKARMHDFNMAEDSELWDIIFDGPHVPVNKDEAGIAATQKMRQEYNEADRKAVEKNYKVKKILVRGIGAEEYNRILACTTAKEIWEALQTAHERTTQVKNTKIDMLTTEYELFKMKEDESIHDMHTRFTSIINELSSLGEVITSIKLLRKLLRVLHDSWNSKNEVKKERNLVLKAARGDSSDDESEIAYLTWRLHKIIKKNGGFTKTGCSTRNFRGNDNCCHKCGKLGHFMKDCPQNKQDNYDWTVRRNQIPDRTFKKREVTDELVKQELAAKGNSSSESEDENDQGDTSMMAIEDEAIENRLISVLMAKFDTDDEDKERNFLDTKKNLKVYSQKKLISLSSVLIDAYHVLVAEKDELNQNELLEKNLNRVKFDLAKALNWTWSSDMIASMYRSKGDEKEGIGFNREKIPYNPHSKYVSTTENWLCTHCGKPGHYKEGCKARIKVFQRNKDFVKKGVKIGGTGP